The genomic DNA CGCACACCGCCGCACGCGTCTCAGCGTCCATGCCCGGCGCGGGCGCTTCCTCGATCACCTTCTGGTGGCGGCGCTGGAGCGAGCAGTCGCGCTCGAACAGGTGGACGACGTTGCCGTGGGTGTCGCCGAACACCTGCACCTCGATGTGGCGCGGCGAGAGGATATATTTCTCGATGAGCACGCGGTCGTCGCCGAAAGATGCCGCCGCCTCGCGCTTGCACGATTGCAGCATGTCGGCGAAGTCGGCGGCGTCGTTGACGCGCCGCATCCCCTTGCCGCCGCCGCCCGCCACCGCCTTGATCAGCACCGGATAGCCGATCGCATCGGCCTCCGCCTTCAGCCGCTCGGGCGCCTGGTCCTCGCCGAGATAGCCCGGCGTGGTCGGCACGCCCGCCGCGTCCATCAATTTCTTGGCAGCGTCCTTGAGGCCCATCGCGGTGATGCTGGCGGGGTTGGGCCCCACCCAGATCAGCCCGGCGTCGATCACGCTCTGCGCGAAGGCCGCATTTTCGCTTAGGAAGCCGTAGCCCGGATGGATCGCCTCCGCCCCCGTCTCCTTAGCGGCGGCAATGATCTTCTCGCCCACCAGATAGGAAGCGCGCGCCGCTGGCGGCCCGATATGCACTGCCGCATCGGCCTCACGCACATGCAGCGCATGCCGGTCCGCATCCGAATAGATCGCGACCGTCCGGATGCCGAGCCGCCGCGCTGTCCGGGTGATCCGGCACGCGATCTCGCCGCGATTGGCGATGAGGAGAGACTGGATCATGGCCATCACATCCTGAACAAACCGAAGCGCGCGCGCTCCGGGATCGGAGCGTTCAGCGTTGCGGCGAACGCGAGGCCGAGGACATCGCGCGTTTGCGCGGGATCGATGATGCCGTCGTCCCAGAGCCGGGCGGTGGCGTGATAGGGGTTGCCTTCGTCTTCGTAGCGCTGGCGGATCGGAGCCTTGAATGTCTCCGCGTCCTCGGGCGACCAACTATCCGCATCCTTGTGGACGGTCGCCAGCACGCTCGCCGCCTGCTCGCCGCCCATCACGCTGATCCGGCTGTTGGGCCAGGTGAACAGGAAGCGCGGGGAATAAGCGCGGCCGCACATGCCATAATTGCCCGCGCCGAAGCTGCCGCCGATCAGCACGGTGATCTTGGGCACCTGCGCGGTCGCAACCGCGGTCACCAGCTTGGCGCCGTTCTTGGCGATGCCCTCCGCCTCATATTTGCCGCCGACCATGAAGCCCGAGATGTTTTGGAGGAACAGCAGGGGCACGCGCCGCTGGCAGGCGAGCTCGATGAAATGGGCGCCCTTCAGCGCGCTTTCCGAAAACAGGATCCCGTTGTTGGCGAGGATCGCGACCGGCATGCCCCAGATACGCGCGAAGCCGCACACCAGGGTGGTACCGTAGAGCGGCTTGAACGGATGAAACTCGCTGCCATCGACGATCCGCGCGATCACCTCGTGCACGTCATAGGGCGTGCGCACGTCGTCCGGCAGGATGCCGTAAAGCTCGTCGGGATCGAATTTTGGCGGCACCGGATCGGCGATGTCGATGTCCGGCGCCTTCACCGTGTTCAGCCGCGAGACGATGTCGCGGACGATGCTGAGCGCATGATCGTCATTCTCGGCGAGATGATCGGCGACGCCGGATTTCCGCGCGTGGAGATCGCCGCCGCCAAGATCCTCAGCGCTGATCACTTCGCCGGTCGCCGCCTTCACCAGCGGCGGGCCGCCGAGGAAGATCGTGCCCTGGTTCTTCACGATCACGCTCTCGTCCGACATCGCCGGCACATAAGCGCCACCCGCGGTGCAGCTTCCCATCACACATGCGATCTGCGCCAACCCCTCGGCCGACATCTGCGCCTGATTGTAGAAGATGCGGCCGAAATGCTCGCGATCGGGAAAGACCTCGGCCTGGTGCGGCAGGTTGGCGCCGCCGCTGTCCACCAGATAGACCGACGGCAGGCGGTTCTGCAGCGCGATCTCCTGCGCGCGCAGATGCTTCTTCACCGTCATCGGGAAATAGGCGCCGCCCTTCACCGTCGGGTCGTTGGCGACGATCATCGTGTCGCGGCCGGAGACGCGGCCGATGCCGGCGATCATCCCCGCCCCCGGCGCCTCGCCGCCATACATGTCGCAGGCGGCGAGCTGGCCGATCTCGAGGAAGGGCGATCCGGGATCGAGCAGCCGGGTGACGCGATCGCGCGGCAGCAGCTTGCCACGGCTGACGTGCCGGTCGCGATGCTTGTCCGGCCCGCCGCGCGCCGACACCACGACCCGTGCCCGCAGCTCCTCCGCCAGCGCGCGATTGTGCGCGGCATTGGCGCGATAGGCGTCCGAGGCTTCGTCGATCTTGCTCGTCAATATCGTCATGCCGCCTCCGGGGCGCGTTTGCGGATGAGGTAGCGGTAAACGCCGAGCAGGTTGATGCCCAGCAGCACGATATTCTGCGTCATCAGCCCCGTCTCCTCATCCATCAGGCCGTAAGCGATCCACGACAGGCTGGCGAACACGAACAGGACGAAACCCCAGCCGGTGATCCGCCGCCCGTTGTCGAGCGAGATCATGAAGGCCGCGATGATTCCTCCGATGGTCGCGAACCATTCGAGTGTGCCGCTCACGCGCCGATCAATTCGCGGCCGATGAGCATGCGGCGGATCTCGTTGGTGCCGGCGCCGATGTCGAGCAGCTTGGCGTCGCGCGCATAGCGTTCGACCGGCCAGTCCTTGGTATAACCGGCGCCGCCCAGCGCCTGGATCGCCTCGAGGCTGCTCTTCACCGCATTTTCGGAAGCGAGCAGGATAGCGCCCGCGGCGTCGAAGCGCGTCGTCTTGCCTGCGTCGCACGCCCGCGCCACCGCATAGACATAGGCGCGCGCCGAATTGAGCGCGACATACATGTCGGCGACCTTCGCCTGGATGAGCTGGAAGCTGCCGATCGCCTTCCCGAACTGCTTGCGCTCGCGGACGAAGGGGATCACGACATCGAGGCAGGCCTGCATGATGCCGAGCTGGATGCCGGCGAGCACCGTCCGCTCGTAATCGAGCCCCGACATGAGAACGCCGACGCCGCCGTTCTCCGGACCCATCACATTCTCTTCCGGCACCTCGCAATCGTCGAACAGAAGCTCAGCCGTGGGGCTGCCGCGCATCCCCATCTTGTCGAGCTTCTGGCCGATCGCGAAACCCTTCATGTCCTTCTCGATAAGGAAGGTGGTGATGCCGCGGCTCCCCTCGCCCGTCTTCGCATAGACTACGAGGGTATCGGCATAAGCGGCGTTGGTGATCCAGAATTTGGTGCCGTTGAGGACGTAGCGATCGCCCTTCTTCTCAGCCTTGAGTTTCATCGAGACGACGTCCGAACCGGCCCCAGCCTCGGACATGGCGAGGCTGCCGACATGCTCGCCGGAAATGAGCTTGGGCAGATAGCGCGCCTTCTGCTCGGCGTTTGCCCAGCGGCGGATCTGGTTGACGCAAAGGTTGGAATGCGCGCCGTAGCTGAGTCCGATCGAGGCGGACGCGCGCGCGACCTCCTCCTGCGCGACGACATGCTCCAGATAGCCGAGCCCCAGCCCGCCATCCTCTTCGGCGACGGTGATGCCATGGAGGCCGAGTGCGCCCATCTCTGGCCACAGCTCGGTCGGAAACCAGTCCTCGGCGTCGATCTTCGCGGCGAGCGGCGCGATCCGGTCCTCGGCGAAGCGGCGGGTGGTGTCGCGGATCGTGTCCGCCATTTCCCCCAGCGCGAAATCCAGCCCCATGTCGGACATTATATTCTCTCCTGACTCGTCCGGCGCGTAGCAGAGCCGCCAAGGTTTGAACAAGGCGGCGCGGCAGCCTATGTGCTTGAAGCACCGCTCATCCCGAGCCAGCGTCGAGCCATGTCGAGACGCGGCGTCGAGGGACGTGTCTCGACGCGGCTTCTCGGCTTCGCTCGAACCCTGCTCGACATGAGCGGCAAGGAGTTTCGAATATGTCCGCCGATCCGATCGTCATTCTCTCTTACGCGCGCACGCCGATGGGCTCGTTCCAGGGCAGCCTCTCCGGTGCGTCCGCGACCGAGCTCGGTGCCGCCTCCGTCAAGGCCGCGGTCGAGCGCGCCGGCGTCGAGGCGCAGGCGATCGACAAGATCTACATGGGCTGCGTGCTGCCCGCCGGGCTCGGCCAGGCCCCTGCCCGGCAGGCCGCGATCAAGGCCGGCCTCGGCGACCATATCGAGGCGACTACGGTCAACAAGATGTGCGGCAGCGGCATGCAGGCGGCGATCATGGCGGCGGATACGCTCGCCGCCGGATCGGCCGATATCATCATCGCGGGCGGCATGGAGAGCATGACCAACGCTCCCTATCTCAGCCACAAGCACCGCGGCGGGGCGCGCATCGGCCACGACCGGCTGATCGACCATATGTTCTTCGACGGACTCGAGGACGCCTATGAGCAGGGCCGGCTGATGGGAAGCTTCGCCGAGGAAGCCGCGCAGAGCTACCAGTTCACCCGCGAAGCGCAGGACGATTACGCCATCGCCTCGCTGGAGCGCGCGCAGAAAGCGCAGCAGCAAGGCTGGTTCGATCGCGAGATCACCGCCGTCGAGATCGCCGGCCGCAAGGGCGTGGTCACCATCGACCGGGACGAACAGCCCGCCAAGGGCGATGCGTCCAAGATTCCGACGCTGAAGCCCGCCTTCGCCAAGGACGGGACGATCACTGCCGCCAACGCCTCGTCGATCTCGGACGGCGCCGCGGCGATGCTGCTCACCCGTCAGAGCGTCGCCGACCGGCTCGGCCTCAAGCCGGTCGCGCGGATTACGGGCCATGCCGCGCATGCGCACCAGCCGGCGCTGTTCACCACCGCCCCCGTCGGCGCGATGCAGAAAGCGCTCGACCGCGCCGGCTGGGCGATCGGCGACGTCGATCTGTTCGAGGTCAACGAGGCCTTCGCCTGCGTCGCGATGATCGCGATGCGCGATCTCGGCATCCCCCACGACAAGATCAACGTCCACGGCGGCGCCACCGCGCTTGGTCACCCGATCGGCGCCAGCGGCGCGCGCGTTATGGCGACGCTCCTGAGCGCGCTCCAGACCCACGGTGGCAGGCGCGGCCTCGCCTCGCTCTGCATCGGCGGCGGAGAAGCGACCGCAGTCGCGGTGGAACTGGTGGAATGAGATCCGCGCGAAGGAAGATGGCCCACAGTGCCGGGTTAGACCGAGCGAGAGCGGCGCTGCGGGAAACCGCGGCGCTACGCTTTTCCGCCCGCAGGCCGTTGCATCCCCAAATATCCCATGCTAGCGGGCACCCGCCCAGCCGCCAGAAGGCCGCTGGCATCGCGGCGGTCGCCGGCGTGGACGCATAGCTCAGTTGGTAGAGCAGCTGACTCTTAATCAGCGGGTCCTAGGTTCGAGCCCTAGTGCGTCCACCATTTTTGCGAAGCAATCTGTCGCGATGCAACTTGTGTCACCGCACAAGCGCCGCATCTTTGGCTCGGGGTACTGCCATCACACCGTCTGAAATGACTGGGCGGAAGAAAATCGGCAGCCGTCCTTTTTCGAAATCGAGATCGTACAAAATCCAGCCGACATCATCCTTGCCAAATCTCCAAAAAGCATTTGCGATTTCTCCCAGTTTCTCCTCTTTGAGCCATACTATTGCTGGAAATTCCGCCGCCCCAAACAAGGAGGTCTGTGAAATCGGCCTTGCGAGAGCCGACGACGAAACATCGCTGCGTGTTTCGCTTCAGTTTCGCCCGGCGAGGCATACGACGTCATCGCGAAGTGTGCTTCACGCAATAATCGACGTCGGCCAAAGCAATCGTTCTCTGGCCGCTAATCTCGAGCCGTTATCGACCGATTTTGACTCATCGTCGAATCGGACTGGGTTGAAGATGGTGATGCTGTCCACGATCCATCGGATCGCCGGCTTCCAGTGTATTGCTTCCAGGATTGCTCGTGCGGCGTAGGGCGTCATGACATCATAGCTGACACGAGCTTCCCGAATTTCCGGTCGGGCAAAACACGCCATTGGCCCGACAACCCGCAATCGTACAGACATGTAATGGCTCCTCGCGAGCCACTTTGTTCCCATATTGTTCGCGCGCAAATCCAATCTTGTCCGAAATCGGGCTGGTTATGTCCGAAGTGGATCGTTTTGGAATCAGCGATGCGGCCTTGCCGGTTTGAGAAGACGCGTCACTGCCATGCGGTGTGGATAGGAGATCAAATGATCGAATTCCAGATTTCGCAGTCTCGCGGAAAAGCTTGCTTGACCTTGATCGTTGAAGCGTCGTCTAAACCTCCGCCGCGACTGCGGCGAACTGCGAATGGCGAAGCGATCATCCGCATCACGCTAGATAGACTTTGCCGCTGACAGCGCAACAAGTCTGTCTATAACTCGTCGGCAACGTCGAAGCGATCAGGGCGTGTTCATCCACATCCGGTAGAGGTTGGCCTGCACCGTCTGGAGCCGCGTGAAATTCTCGGGCGCCATGGTGAGGCCCTCGAGCGCGGCGACCTCGTTGAGATCGTAGAGGAGCTCGCGGCGCGCGGTGTCGGCGACGCGGCTCTGGATGAAGGTGATGCCGACGAGGCGCTGGCCCTTGGTCACCGGTTCGACCTGATGGAGCGTCGTCGAGGGATAGACGATTGCCGAGCCGGGCGGGCCTTTGAACCGCAGTTCCGCGGTGCCGAGCAGGAGGTGCAACGCCCCGCCATCATAATCCGCGGGATCGTTGATGAAGAGCGTGCAGGAGAGGTCCGAGCGGAGCGGGCCGGTGTGGAGCGGAATGAGCGCCGAATCCGGATGCAGGCCGTAGCCCATGCCGACCTCGTACCGCGTCATCAGCGGCGGCGCGATCTGGTGGGGGAAGGCAAAATCGACGAACTCGGGCGTCTGGAACAGGCCGTGCGCCATGATCTGCGCGGCGCGGTCCCCCGCTTGTTGATCGTGGAGCTGGAGGTTGTTCTTGACGCGCGAATTGGGGTTGCTGACCCGCCCGTCGACGAAATCGGACGCCGCCGCGATCCGCTTCAGCTCGGTAATTTCGGCCGGGCCCAGCACATTCTCGATCAGCCTGAACATGTCATCCTCGCTTGGCTGCCGCGCGGGCGAGCGCGCGGCCGATGAGATCGTGATCGGCGCCGGCAGCGTCGATCCATCGCGCGCCGCGATCCAGCTCCTCCGCCCAATCGCGCTCCGCCTGGGCGAGCACTTCGCGCCGCAATTCCGCGCTGTAGCCGTGCTCGGGCGCCTTGGAATAGCGCTGCATGATGGGGCCCGACGTCAACCGGGTTGCCTCGGCCGCATCGAGCGGTTCGCCAAAATGACCGGCGATCCGCATCAACACATCCGCCGGCGTGGCGAGGAATGCGTCGAAGTCCATCCATAGCACATCGTCGTTCGCCGCAGCCTCCAGCGCCGCCATCTCGCACGCCCAGGCCAGCGCGGCACGCTCGCCGGTGGAAAGCGCCCACAGCCGCCACGGCTCGGCGCCGATCCGCTCGTGCAGCCGGGTGAGCCTGGAGGCGCTCAGGCTCGCCAGTTCGCGCACCGAATTCTCGCCCGCCAGGATCGTGCGCATATAGGTCGCGGGATTGACATAGAGGAACAGCGCCTTGGTGCCCGGCCGCAGCACGGCGGGCGCGACGTCGCTGGCGAAGCTCGTCGCCTTGACGAGGGCGCGCTGCTCCTGCCGGAAGGTCCGCGACAGCCAGCCCAGCGCATCGCCGACGCGGCGATCGAACCGCTCCGGCGACCAAGGCGATTCCGCCCTCCCCTTCAGCCGCGCCAGCTCGGCTAGCGCGCGCAGGATTAGCGGCTCGCGCAACGCCAGTACGCCGGGCAGCTCGCCGAGCAGCCGCGCGATCAGCGTCGATCCGACATGGCCGATGTGGAAGATGAACTGCGCATCCTGCCGCAGCCCGTTCGATACCGCGGCGAGATCGTCCCAGCCCGCCCATTCGGCGGCGCGGCCCTGCGTCATGATCCGCTCATCGAGAAAGCTCGCCGCTCTATAATCCGCCTCGCTCATCATCGCGATCAAAGCCTGATCCGTTGCGCTGTCATAGGCCTGGACGAAAATGCTCGCGTCGGCGCGGAAGCGATCGGCGAAGGGCGCGCGGGCATCGGTCATCGGCCGCGGCTTTCGCACGCACGATGCGCGGCGACAAGCGGATGCAAAGCGCGGCGACGCTGCTAAGAAGCGCAGCGATGACCGAACGCTCCCTCCTGCGCATCCTCGCCTGCGGCTCGGTGGACGACGGCAAGTCGAGCCTGCTCGGCCGCCTGCTCGCCGAGACCGGCGCGATCCCCAGCGATCAGCTCGCCGAGCTGGAGGCGGATTCGCGGCGCTTCGGCACGCTGGGCGGCGCGGTGGATTATGCGCTGCTGCTCGACGGGCTTTCGGCAGAACGCGAGCAGGGCATCACCATCGACGTGGCATGGCGCTATTTCGGCACTGCGCGGCGCAGCTTCATCGTCGCCGACGCGCCGGGCCACGAACAATATACCCGCAACATGGCGACCGCGGCCTCGATTGCCGATCTCGCCCTGCTGCTGGTCGATGCCACCAAGGGCCTGCTCACCCAGACTCGCCGCCACGCCACGATCGCGGCGCTGATGGGCGTCCGCGCGATCGTGCTGGCCGTCAACAAGATGGACCGCGCGGGTTACGACCAGGCGACGTTCGACGCGATCGTCGCGGACTTCGCTGCCTATGCCGCGGGGATCGGTATCCAGGCTTTCACCGCGATCCCCGTTTCGGCGACCGCGGGCGACAATATCGCCACGCGCTCCGCAGCGATGCCCTGGTATGATGGGCCGACGGTGCTGGAGCATCTGGAGCAAGTCGACGCGCCGGGCGCCGGCGCGGACGGCGCGTTCCGGATGCCGGTGCAACTCGCCATCCGGCCCGATGCGAGCTTTCGCGGCTATGCGGGGACGATCGCGGCGGGACGCATCGCACCCGGCGATCCCGTGCTGCTCATCCCCTCCGGCCGCCGCACGACGATCGCCCGGCTGCTGGATGCGGGCGAGGATTGCGCCGAGGCGGGCCCCGGCGCGGCGGTGACGCTGACCTTTGCCGACGAGGTGGAATGCGGCCGGGGCGAGCTCCT from Allosphingosinicella indica includes the following:
- a CDS encoding carboxyl transferase domain-containing protein, whose translation is MTILTSKIDEASDAYRANAAHNRALAEELRARVVVSARGGPDKHRDRHVSRGKLLPRDRVTRLLDPGSPFLEIGQLAACDMYGGEAPGAGMIAGIGRVSGRDTMIVANDPTVKGGAYFPMTVKKHLRAQEIALQNRLPSVYLVDSGGANLPHQAEVFPDREHFGRIFYNQAQMSAEGLAQIACVMGSCTAGGAYVPAMSDESVIVKNQGTIFLGGPPLVKAATGEVISAEDLGGGDLHARKSGVADHLAENDDHALSIVRDIVSRLNTVKAPDIDIADPVPPKFDPDELYGILPDDVRTPYDVHEVIARIVDGSEFHPFKPLYGTTLVCGFARIWGMPVAILANNGILFSESALKGAHFIELACQRRVPLLFLQNISGFMVGGKYEAEGIAKNGAKLVTAVATAQVPKITVLIGGSFGAGNYGMCGRAYSPRFLFTWPNSRISVMGGEQAASVLATVHKDADSWSPEDAETFKAPIRQRYEDEGNPYHATARLWDDGIIDPAQTRDVLGLAFAATLNAPIPERARFGLFRM
- a CDS encoding YgjV family protein, whose protein sequence is MSGTLEWFATIGGIIAAFMISLDNGRRITGWGFVLFVFASLSWIAYGLMDEETGLMTQNIVLLGINLLGVYRYLIRKRAPEAA
- a CDS encoding isovaleryl-CoA dehydrogenase, giving the protein MSDMGLDFALGEMADTIRDTTRRFAEDRIAPLAAKIDAEDWFPTELWPEMGALGLHGITVAEEDGGLGLGYLEHVVAQEEVARASASIGLSYGAHSNLCVNQIRRWANAEQKARYLPKLISGEHVGSLAMSEAGAGSDVVSMKLKAEKKGDRYVLNGTKFWITNAAYADTLVVYAKTGEGSRGITTFLIEKDMKGFAIGQKLDKMGMRGSPTAELLFDDCEVPEENVMGPENGGVGVLMSGLDYERTVLAGIQLGIMQACLDVVIPFVRERKQFGKAIGSFQLIQAKVADMYVALNSARAYVYAVARACDAGKTTRFDAAGAILLASENAVKSSLEAIQALGGAGYTKDWPVERYARDAKLLDIGAGTNEIRRMLIGRELIGA
- a CDS encoding acetyl-CoA C-acyltransferase, yielding MSADPIVILSYARTPMGSFQGSLSGASATELGAASVKAAVERAGVEAQAIDKIYMGCVLPAGLGQAPARQAAIKAGLGDHIEATTVNKMCGSGMQAAIMAADTLAAGSADIIIAGGMESMTNAPYLSHKHRGGARIGHDRLIDHMFFDGLEDAYEQGRLMGSFAEEAAQSYQFTREAQDDYAIASLERAQKAQQQGWFDREITAVEIAGRKGVVTIDRDEQPAKGDASKIPTLKPAFAKDGTITAANASSISDGAAAMLLTRQSVADRLGLKPVARITGHAAHAHQPALFTTAPVGAMQKALDRAGWAIGDVDLFEVNEAFACVAMIAMRDLGIPHDKINVHGGATALGHPIGASGARVMATLLSALQTHGGRRGLASLCIGGGEATAVAVELVE
- the cas5 gene encoding CRISPR-associated protein Cas5 translates to MSVRLRVVGPMACFARPEIREARVSYDVMTPYAARAILEAIHWKPAIRWIVDSITIFNPVRFDDESKSVDNGSRLAARERLLWPTSIIA
- a CDS encoding Fe2+-dependent dioxygenase; the protein is MFRLIENVLGPAEITELKRIAAASDFVDGRVSNPNSRVKNNLQLHDQQAGDRAAQIMAHGLFQTPEFVDFAFPHQIAPPLMTRYEVGMGYGLHPDSALIPLHTGPLRSDLSCTLFINDPADYDGGALHLLLGTAELRFKGPPGSAIVYPSTTLHQVEPVTKGQRLVGITFIQSRVADTARRELLYDLNEVAALEGLTMAPENFTRLQTVQANLYRMWMNTP